A DNA window from Nitrospira sp. CR1.1 contains the following coding sequences:
- a CDS encoding periplasmic heavy metal sensor, whose protein sequence is MKLVNNHKRHRWVLTAGLLLLAGSLAMPILAAKTAHADHPAAQATDNQALADQIQQLQQQVATLQAILQKQNRQRRSSAMGSGGTMSGGGKMTMMDDDMSQMGGMSSGGSSGTGMMDMEDEGEMAGMSPGGKSSGGGSMGMMEGEMGGMSSGGNMKMCCMGEMGGMMGGMRSSGMGGMKRSSSAMPGQPGASHLYHVGSTGFFLDHAKHIALTPEQKTTLNRLKEKALLDRATQQRRIDGAEQELYMLTGADQPDVAQIQAKIAELEKLRADQRMNFIRAVGEAAKVLTHDQHRTLLGTMTSKQQ, encoded by the coding sequence ATGAAGCTCGTGAACAACCATAAGCGGCATCGCTGGGTCCTGACCGCAGGACTGCTCCTGCTTGCAGGAAGTCTCGCAATGCCGATCCTAGCGGCGAAGACTGCACACGCCGATCATCCGGCCGCGCAGGCCACCGACAACCAGGCCTTGGCCGATCAGATTCAACAATTGCAGCAACAGGTCGCAACCCTGCAGGCCATCCTTCAAAAGCAGAACAGGCAGCGGCGCAGCAGCGCGATGGGAAGTGGCGGAACGATGAGCGGCGGCGGCAAGATGACCATGATGGACGACGACATGAGCCAGATGGGCGGCATGTCCTCCGGCGGGAGCTCCGGCACGGGCATGATGGACATGGAAGATGAAGGCGAAATGGCCGGCATGTCCCCTGGCGGAAAGTCATCCGGCGGCGGCAGCATGGGCATGATGGAAGGCGAGATGGGCGGGATGTCGTCCGGCGGCAACATGAAGATGTGTTGTATGGGCGAAATGGGCGGGATGATGGGTGGCATGAGGAGTTCCGGTATGGGCGGCATGAAAAGATCGTCATCCGCCATGCCCGGACAGCCGGGCGCCTCTCACCTGTATCACGTCGGGTCAACCGGCTTTTTCCTTGACCATGCAAAGCATATCGCCCTGACTCCTGAACAAAAGACGACGTTGAATCGCTTAAAGGAGAAGGCCCTGCTCGATCGCGCGACGCAGCAACGCCGCATTGATGGAGCCGAGCAAGAGCTGTACATGTTGACGGGCGCCGACCAGCCGGATGTCGCCCAGATTCAGGCCAAAATTGCGGAGCTCGAGAAACTGCGGGCGGATCAACGCATGAACTTCATCCGAGCGGTCGGGGAAGCGGCCAAGGTCCTCACTCATGATCAACATCGGACCCTGTTGGGAACGATGACGTCCAAACAACAGTAA